A stretch of Equus caballus isolate H_3958 breed thoroughbred chromosome 11, TB-T2T, whole genome shotgun sequence DNA encodes these proteins:
- the HASPIN gene encoding serine/threonine-protein kinase haspin isoform X7, producing MAASLPRPGSRLFRTYGAAGGGGGGPRRQPGRAAAQWFPPQDRKRFFSSSGSSTDTSGGGRSRSVASDDPDDPDFPGSPVGPRRRRAGRRTCTDGPSPIATPRRLRLRARPPQKCSTPCGPLRPPPFPSGNPGRLSPDLSACSPPGHGGELGISASLYSSPASPGPGPGSPEPGDSVISTGPSASPDAASEVASGLHPPAASLDHAPLPCSPEAAPGRRFTRLTHQARASLRSALFSLVDSGNPENSEFGADGKNMRETCHERELVGKRLEGPGLSSISEKSATDQDSCQEIGSQGTVQIECDEANGDKGCIGPGAFNRPERTRPSRKRKHQETMNTSLLHYQQFKGGQKREKDSFFTQDLTHLQDASAWTKARASLSLHKKKIVTAVSEVCSSYTTASSLSGSLISEYSNPPVTNKTNSALSPWHSSSMYLLTPLKTLPVADKKASDAEKVYGECNQEGPLPFSYCLSSEKLECCEKIGEGVFGEVFQTTANNTPVALKIIAIEGPDLVNGAHQKTFEEILPEIIISKELSLLSDEVCNRTEGFIGLNSVHCVQGSYPPLLLRAWDHYNSTKGSANDRPDFFEEDQLFIVLEFEFGGIDLEQMRKKLSSLATAKSILHQITASLAVAEASLHFEHRDLHWGNVLLKKTSLKELHYTLNGKTSAIPTCGLQVSIIDYTLSRLERDGIVVFCDISMDEDLFTGEGDYQFEIYRLMRKENNNCWELQFLCL from the exons ATGGCGGCGTCACTCCCGCGACCCGGGAGTCGGCTCTTCCGAACGTATGGGGctgccggcggcggcggcgggggtcCGCGGCGGCAGCCGGGCCGGGCAGCCGCGCAGTGGTTCCCTCCGCAAGACCGCAAGCGTTTCttcagcagcagcggcagcagcaccGACACCAGCGGCGGCGGCCGCTCGCGGTCTGTGGCCTCCGACGACCCGGACGACCCCGACTTCCCCGGAAGCCCGGTGGGCCCGCGGCGGAGGCGCGCTGGCCGGCGAACCTGCACGGACGGCCCGAGCCCGATCGCGACCCCGCGCCGCCTGAGGCTGCGAGCTCGGCCCCCGCAGAAGTGCAGCACCCCCTGCGGCCCGCTCCGGCCGCCGCCCTTCCCCAGCGGCAACCCGGGCCGCCTGAGCCCGGACCTCAGTGCGTGCAGCCCGCCCGGGCACGGCGGCGAGCTGGGCATCAGCGCCTCCCTGTACAGCTCTCCGGCCTCTCCCGGCCCCGGCCCTGGGTCCCCAGAGCCAGGAGACAGTGTCATCAGTACCGGCCCCTCCGCCTCTCCGGACGCAGCCTCTGAAGTCGCGAGCGGCCTCCACCCCCCAGCAGCCTCCCTGGACCACGCACCTCTCCCCTGCTCCCCGGAGGCAGCACCAGGACGCAGGTTCACCAGGTTGACCCACCAAGCCCGTGCCAGCCTCAGGTCAGCTCTCTTTAGCCTTGTGGACTCAGGAAACCCTGAGAATTCTGAGTTCGGGGCAGATGGGAAGAATATGAGGGAGACCTGCCATGAAAGGGAACTGGTCGGCAAGAGGCTGGAGGGCCCGGGCTTATCAAGCATCAGCGAAAAGAGTGCCACAGACCAGGACTCTTGTCAAGAGATTGGGTCTCAAGGGACTGTCCAGATAGAATGCGACGAGGCCAATGGTGACAAGGGCTGTATTGGACCTGGGGCATTCAACAGGCCTGAGAGAACTCGGCCAAGCCGGAAAAGGAAACATCAGGAGACAATGAACACCTCCCTCCTCCATTACCAGCAGTTTAAAGGGggccaaaagagagaaaaagattcatTCTTCACCCAGGACCTGACTCATTTACAGGATGCGAGCGCTTGGACCAAAGCCAGGGCTTCCCTCAGTTTGCACAAGAAGAAGATCGTGACTGCTGTGTCAGAAGTGTGCAGCAGCTACACCACTGCCAgctctctctctgggtccctcaTATCAGAATATTCAAACCCTCCTGTCACAAACAAAACGAACAGTGCTCTGTCCCCTTGGCACTCCTCTTCCATGTATTTGCTAACCCCCTTAAAGACACTACCTGTCGCAGACAAAAAGGCATCTGATGCTGAAAAGGTTTATGGGGAATGCAATCAGGAAGGCCCTCTCCCCTTTAGCTATTGCCTTTCCTCAGAAAAATTGGAATGCTGTGAGAAGATTGGGGAAGGGGTGTTTGGCGAAGTGTTTCAAACAACTGCTAACAACACACCTGTAGCCCTAAAAATCATTGCCATCGAAGGACCGGATTTAGTCAATGGAGCCCATCAGAAAACTTTCGAGGAAATCCTGCCAGAGATCATCATCTCCAAAGAGTTGAGCCTCTTGTCGGATGAGGTCTGCAACCGCACAGAAGGCTTCATTGGGTTGAACTCAGTGCACTGTGTTCAAGGATCTTACCCTCCCTTGCTCCTCAGAGCCTGGGATCACTATAACTCAACCAAAGGGTCTGCAAATGACCGGCCtgacttttttgaggaagaccagctcTTCATTGTTCTGGAATTTGAGTTTGGAGGGATTGACTTAGAGCAAATGAGAAAGAAGCTGTCCTCCTTGGCTACTGCAAAGAGCATTCTACACCAGATCACTGCCTCCCTCGCAGTGGCAGAGGCCTCACTGCACTTTGAGCACCGGGACTTACACTGGGGGAACGTGCTCTTAAAGAAAACCAGCCTCAAAGAGCTCCATTACACCCTCAACGGGAAGACAAGCGCTATCCCCACCTGTGGGCTGCAAGTGAGCATCATTGACTACACCCTGTCACGCCTGGAGCGGGATGGGATCGTGGTTTTCTGTGACATTTCCATGGATGAGGACCTATTTACAGGTGAAGGTGACTACCAGTTTGAGATCTACAGGCtaatgagaaaggagaacaaCAACTGCTGGG AACTCCAGTTTTTATGCCTTTGA
- the HASPIN gene encoding serine/threonine-protein kinase haspin isoform X5 translates to MAASLPRPGSRLFRTYGAAGGGGGGPRRQPGRAAAQWFPPQDRKRFFSSSGSSTDTSGGGRSRSVASDDPDDPDFPGSPVGPRRRRAGRRTCTDGPSPIATPRRLRLRARPPQKCSTPCGPLRPPPFPSGNPGRLSPDLSACSPPGHGGELGISASLYSSPASPGPGPGSPEPGDSVISTGPSASPDAASEVASGLHPPAASLDHAPLPCSPEAAPGRRFTRLTHQARASLRSALFSLVDSGNPENSEFGADGKNMRETCHERELVGKRLEGPGLSSISEKSATDQDSCQEIGSQGTVQIECDEANGDKGCIGPGAFNRPERTRPSRKRKHQETMNTSLLHYQQFKGGQKREKDSFFTQDLTHLQDASAWTKARASLSLHKKKIVTAVSEVCSSYTTASSLSGSLISEYSNPPVTNKTNSALSPWHSSSMYLLTPLKTLPVADKKASDAEKVYGECNQEGPLPFSYCLSSEKLECCEKIGEGVFGEVFQTTANNTPVALKIIAIEGPDLVNGAHQKTFEEILPEIIISKELSLLSDEVCNRTEGFIGLNSVHCVQGSYPPLLLRAWDHYNSTKGSANDRPDFFEEDQLFIVLEFEFGGIDLEQMRKKLSSLATAKSILHQITASLAVAEASLHFEHRDLHWGNVLLKKTSLKELHYTLNGKTSAIPTCGLQVSIIDYTLSRLERDGIVVFCDISMDEDLFTGEDKILNQMTFKTKRNTPAMKQIRKKIQHFHRTMLDFSSATDLLCQHSLFK, encoded by the exons ATGGCGGCGTCACTCCCGCGACCCGGGAGTCGGCTCTTCCGAACGTATGGGGctgccggcggcggcggcgggggtcCGCGGCGGCAGCCGGGCCGGGCAGCCGCGCAGTGGTTCCCTCCGCAAGACCGCAAGCGTTTCttcagcagcagcggcagcagcaccGACACCAGCGGCGGCGGCCGCTCGCGGTCTGTGGCCTCCGACGACCCGGACGACCCCGACTTCCCCGGAAGCCCGGTGGGCCCGCGGCGGAGGCGCGCTGGCCGGCGAACCTGCACGGACGGCCCGAGCCCGATCGCGACCCCGCGCCGCCTGAGGCTGCGAGCTCGGCCCCCGCAGAAGTGCAGCACCCCCTGCGGCCCGCTCCGGCCGCCGCCCTTCCCCAGCGGCAACCCGGGCCGCCTGAGCCCGGACCTCAGTGCGTGCAGCCCGCCCGGGCACGGCGGCGAGCTGGGCATCAGCGCCTCCCTGTACAGCTCTCCGGCCTCTCCCGGCCCCGGCCCTGGGTCCCCAGAGCCAGGAGACAGTGTCATCAGTACCGGCCCCTCCGCCTCTCCGGACGCAGCCTCTGAAGTCGCGAGCGGCCTCCACCCCCCAGCAGCCTCCCTGGACCACGCACCTCTCCCCTGCTCCCCGGAGGCAGCACCAGGACGCAGGTTCACCAGGTTGACCCACCAAGCCCGTGCCAGCCTCAGGTCAGCTCTCTTTAGCCTTGTGGACTCAGGAAACCCTGAGAATTCTGAGTTCGGGGCAGATGGGAAGAATATGAGGGAGACCTGCCATGAAAGGGAACTGGTCGGCAAGAGGCTGGAGGGCCCGGGCTTATCAAGCATCAGCGAAAAGAGTGCCACAGACCAGGACTCTTGTCAAGAGATTGGGTCTCAAGGGACTGTCCAGATAGAATGCGACGAGGCCAATGGTGACAAGGGCTGTATTGGACCTGGGGCATTCAACAGGCCTGAGAGAACTCGGCCAAGCCGGAAAAGGAAACATCAGGAGACAATGAACACCTCCCTCCTCCATTACCAGCAGTTTAAAGGGggccaaaagagagaaaaagattcatTCTTCACCCAGGACCTGACTCATTTACAGGATGCGAGCGCTTGGACCAAAGCCAGGGCTTCCCTCAGTTTGCACAAGAAGAAGATCGTGACTGCTGTGTCAGAAGTGTGCAGCAGCTACACCACTGCCAgctctctctctgggtccctcaTATCAGAATATTCAAACCCTCCTGTCACAAACAAAACGAACAGTGCTCTGTCCCCTTGGCACTCCTCTTCCATGTATTTGCTAACCCCCTTAAAGACACTACCTGTCGCAGACAAAAAGGCATCTGATGCTGAAAAGGTTTATGGGGAATGCAATCAGGAAGGCCCTCTCCCCTTTAGCTATTGCCTTTCCTCAGAAAAATTGGAATGCTGTGAGAAGATTGGGGAAGGGGTGTTTGGCGAAGTGTTTCAAACAACTGCTAACAACACACCTGTAGCCCTAAAAATCATTGCCATCGAAGGACCGGATTTAGTCAATGGAGCCCATCAGAAAACTTTCGAGGAAATCCTGCCAGAGATCATCATCTCCAAAGAGTTGAGCCTCTTGTCGGATGAGGTCTGCAACCGCACAGAAGGCTTCATTGGGTTGAACTCAGTGCACTGTGTTCAAGGATCTTACCCTCCCTTGCTCCTCAGAGCCTGGGATCACTATAACTCAACCAAAGGGTCTGCAAATGACCGGCCtgacttttttgaggaagaccagctcTTCATTGTTCTGGAATTTGAGTTTGGAGGGATTGACTTAGAGCAAATGAGAAAGAAGCTGTCCTCCTTGGCTACTGCAAAGAGCATTCTACACCAGATCACTGCCTCCCTCGCAGTGGCAGAGGCCTCACTGCACTTTGAGCACCGGGACTTACACTGGGGGAACGTGCTCTTAAAGAAAACCAGCCTCAAAGAGCTCCATTACACCCTCAACGGGAAGACAAGCGCTATCCCCACCTGTGGGCTGCAAGTGAGCATCATTGACTACACCCTGTCACGCCTGGAGCGGGATGGGATCGTGGTTTTCTGTGACATTTCCATGGATGAGGACCTATTTACAGGTGAAG ATAAGATTCTGAATCAAATGACCTTCAAGACGAAGCGTAACACCCCTGCCATGAAGCAAATAAGGAAAAAGATCCAGCATTTCCACAGGACGATGCTGGacttcagctctgccactgacctgCTCTGCCAACACAGTCTATTTAAGTAA
- the HASPIN gene encoding serine/threonine-protein kinase haspin isoform X2, with the protein MAASLPRPGSRLFRTYGAAGGGGGGPRRQPGRAAAQWFPPQDRKRFFSSSGSSTDTSGGGRSRSVASDDPDDPDFPGSPVGPRRRRAGRRTCTDGPSPIATPRRLRLRARPPQKCSTPCGPLRPPPFPSGNPGRLSPDLSACSPPGHGGELGISASLYSSPASPGPGPGSPEPGDSVISTGPSASPDAASEVASGLHPPAASLDHAPLPCSPEAAPGRRFTRLTHQARASLRSALFSLVDSGNPENSEFGADGKNMRETCHERELVGKRLEGPGLSSISEKSATDQDSCQEIGSQGTVQIECDEANGDKGCIGPGAFNRPERTRPSRKRKHQETMNTSLLHYQQFKGGQKREKDSFFTQDLTHLQDASAWTKARASLSLHKKKIVTAVSEVCSSYTTASSLSGSLISEYSNPPVTNKTNSALSPWHSSSMYLLTPLKTLPVADKKASDAEKVYGECNQEGPLPFSYCLSSEKLECCEKIGEGVFGEVFQTTANNTPVALKIIAIEGPDLVNGAHQKTFEEILPEIIISKELSLLSDEVCNRTEGFIGLNSVHCVQGSYPPLLLRAWDHYNSTKGSANDRPDFFEEDQLFIVLEFEFGGIDLEQMRKKLSSLATAKSILHQITASLAVAEASLHFEHRDLHWGNVLLKKTSLKELHYTLNGKTSAIPTCGLQVSIIDYTLSRLERDGIVVFCDISMDEDLFTGEGDYQFEIYRLMRKENNNCWGEYHPYNNVLWLHYLTDKILNQMTFKTKRNTPAMKQIRKKIQHFHRTMLDFSSATDLLCQHSLFK; encoded by the coding sequence ATGGCGGCGTCACTCCCGCGACCCGGGAGTCGGCTCTTCCGAACGTATGGGGctgccggcggcggcggcgggggtcCGCGGCGGCAGCCGGGCCGGGCAGCCGCGCAGTGGTTCCCTCCGCAAGACCGCAAGCGTTTCttcagcagcagcggcagcagcaccGACACCAGCGGCGGCGGCCGCTCGCGGTCTGTGGCCTCCGACGACCCGGACGACCCCGACTTCCCCGGAAGCCCGGTGGGCCCGCGGCGGAGGCGCGCTGGCCGGCGAACCTGCACGGACGGCCCGAGCCCGATCGCGACCCCGCGCCGCCTGAGGCTGCGAGCTCGGCCCCCGCAGAAGTGCAGCACCCCCTGCGGCCCGCTCCGGCCGCCGCCCTTCCCCAGCGGCAACCCGGGCCGCCTGAGCCCGGACCTCAGTGCGTGCAGCCCGCCCGGGCACGGCGGCGAGCTGGGCATCAGCGCCTCCCTGTACAGCTCTCCGGCCTCTCCCGGCCCCGGCCCTGGGTCCCCAGAGCCAGGAGACAGTGTCATCAGTACCGGCCCCTCCGCCTCTCCGGACGCAGCCTCTGAAGTCGCGAGCGGCCTCCACCCCCCAGCAGCCTCCCTGGACCACGCACCTCTCCCCTGCTCCCCGGAGGCAGCACCAGGACGCAGGTTCACCAGGTTGACCCACCAAGCCCGTGCCAGCCTCAGGTCAGCTCTCTTTAGCCTTGTGGACTCAGGAAACCCTGAGAATTCTGAGTTCGGGGCAGATGGGAAGAATATGAGGGAGACCTGCCATGAAAGGGAACTGGTCGGCAAGAGGCTGGAGGGCCCGGGCTTATCAAGCATCAGCGAAAAGAGTGCCACAGACCAGGACTCTTGTCAAGAGATTGGGTCTCAAGGGACTGTCCAGATAGAATGCGACGAGGCCAATGGTGACAAGGGCTGTATTGGACCTGGGGCATTCAACAGGCCTGAGAGAACTCGGCCAAGCCGGAAAAGGAAACATCAGGAGACAATGAACACCTCCCTCCTCCATTACCAGCAGTTTAAAGGGggccaaaagagagaaaaagattcatTCTTCACCCAGGACCTGACTCATTTACAGGATGCGAGCGCTTGGACCAAAGCCAGGGCTTCCCTCAGTTTGCACAAGAAGAAGATCGTGACTGCTGTGTCAGAAGTGTGCAGCAGCTACACCACTGCCAgctctctctctgggtccctcaTATCAGAATATTCAAACCCTCCTGTCACAAACAAAACGAACAGTGCTCTGTCCCCTTGGCACTCCTCTTCCATGTATTTGCTAACCCCCTTAAAGACACTACCTGTCGCAGACAAAAAGGCATCTGATGCTGAAAAGGTTTATGGGGAATGCAATCAGGAAGGCCCTCTCCCCTTTAGCTATTGCCTTTCCTCAGAAAAATTGGAATGCTGTGAGAAGATTGGGGAAGGGGTGTTTGGCGAAGTGTTTCAAACAACTGCTAACAACACACCTGTAGCCCTAAAAATCATTGCCATCGAAGGACCGGATTTAGTCAATGGAGCCCATCAGAAAACTTTCGAGGAAATCCTGCCAGAGATCATCATCTCCAAAGAGTTGAGCCTCTTGTCGGATGAGGTCTGCAACCGCACAGAAGGCTTCATTGGGTTGAACTCAGTGCACTGTGTTCAAGGATCTTACCCTCCCTTGCTCCTCAGAGCCTGGGATCACTATAACTCAACCAAAGGGTCTGCAAATGACCGGCCtgacttttttgaggaagaccagctcTTCATTGTTCTGGAATTTGAGTTTGGAGGGATTGACTTAGAGCAAATGAGAAAGAAGCTGTCCTCCTTGGCTACTGCAAAGAGCATTCTACACCAGATCACTGCCTCCCTCGCAGTGGCAGAGGCCTCACTGCACTTTGAGCACCGGGACTTACACTGGGGGAACGTGCTCTTAAAGAAAACCAGCCTCAAAGAGCTCCATTACACCCTCAACGGGAAGACAAGCGCTATCCCCACCTGTGGGCTGCAAGTGAGCATCATTGACTACACCCTGTCACGCCTGGAGCGGGATGGGATCGTGGTTTTCTGTGACATTTCCATGGATGAGGACCTATTTACAGGTGAAGGTGACTACCAGTTTGAGATCTACAGGCtaatgagaaaggagaacaaCAACTGCTGGGGTGAGTATCACCCTTATAATAATGTACTCTGGCTGCATTACCTCACAGATAAGATTCTGAATCAAATGACCTTCAAGACGAAGCGTAACACCCCTGCCATGAAGCAAATAAGGAAAAAGATCCAGCATTTCCACAGGACGATGCTGGacttcagctctgccactgacctgCTCTGCCAACACAGTCTATTTAAGTAA